From the Brachybacterium sillae genome, the window GGAGCCCTGGGTGAGCTCGGGGGCGGCGGAGCGCAGCCTCTCGGGCAGGGCGGCGGCGAGCCGCCGACCGGCCTCCCGCGCCGGAAGCTCCTCCCAGGTCGGCGGAGACTCGCCGTGGGAGGTCTCCACCGTGGCGCCGTCAGCGTGCAGCCCCACCCGCAGACGGTGCGTGGTGGCCCCCTCCTGGACGGCCAGGACGATGAGGGCCGGCGCTTCGACATGACGCCGCAGCAGGTCCGACACCTCGGCATCGCAGGTCAGGGACGATCCCGGCGCGTGGGACTCCCGGTGCCCCGCGGAGTCTCGGCTGAGGAACCGATACACCGGGTTCCATGCGTGAGGTTCCGACCCTTCCGAGCACAGGACGGCCAGGGCCTCGGGGAGCGCAAGGGTGAGCGTCATCGGAACTCCTCCTCGGGACGGTGGCACCGCCGACCGGTGGCACGGTGTCGGTCTCCTCGGCTGTGCGGGTATGACCGGGCGGTGCCCAGGGGCGATGTGCCCCCGGCGTCGTCGAGTCTGCGGATCTCGTCGCCGCCGCGCCGCCGACGACGATCCGTCGGGGACAACCGGGACGTGGGGAGGAAAACCCGCGTCCACGAGTCCTGCGACACCACCCCCGGGGCCGCCTGCCCGGGCCCTGGCCGGTCCGTCACCCTCCCCGCACGGCTCGTAGACTGACGCTCGCCCTGACCACCTCTCCCCAGGAGACTCCGTGCCGCGCCCGCCCCACCCCCCGATGTCGCCCGAGATGCGGGAGGTGTACGCCGCTCTGCTGGCGCGCGCGCCCGAGAACAAGATCGAGCCGGACCTCTCCCGCATCCGCCGGGTGATGGACCTGATGGGCAACCCGCAGCGCAGCTACCGGTCCCTCCGCATCGCCGGCACCAACGGGAAGACCACCACCGCCCGCATCATCGAGCGGATCCTGCGGGAAGCGGGCCTGCGCACCGGCCGCACCACCAGCCCGCACCTGCACAGCCCCACCGAGCGCATCGCCCTGGACGGGATGCCGATCGCCGACGAGGACTTCGTGCAGGCCTACCGCGATGTGGAGCCCTTCGCCCTCATCGTCGACGAGGAGTCCCGGGCCGCCGGGGGCCCGCCGCTGACGTTCTTCGAATACCTCACGGCGATGGCGTTCCAGGCGTTCGCCAGCGCCCCGGTGGACGTCGCGGTGGTCGAGACGGGCCTGGGCGGCACCTGGGATGCCACCGGTGTGGTCGACCCCGACGTCACCGTCATCACCCCGATCGGGCTGGACCACCAGGAGTACCTCGGCGACACCGTCGCGCAGATCGCCGGGGAGAAGGCCGGGATCCTGCGCTCGGACGCCCTGGCGATCCTGGCCGCCCAGCCGTACCAGGACGCCGCCGACGTGCTGCGTGCGAAGGTCCAGGAGCTCGGGGCGGAAGCGGCGATCGAGGACGAGCAGATCGCCGTGCTCTCCCGCACCCCCGGGGTCGGTGGGCAGCAGATCACCCTGCAGGGCATCGCCGGACGCTACGAAGACCTGTTCCTGTCCCTGCTCGGCGAACATCAGGCCCACAACGCCCTGGTGGCGGTCGCCGCCTGCGAGGGACTGCTCGGCGATGGCACCAGCCCGCTGGACGGGGAGATGCTCGCCGCGGCCCTCACCGACGTCTCCTCCCCGGGCCGCGCCGAGGTCGTCCGGCAGGCGCCCACGGTGCTGGTCGACGCCGCCCACAACCCCGCCGGGGCGCTCACTCTCGTCTCGACCGTCCGGGAGAACTTCCGCTTCACCCACACCGTCGGGCTCGTCGGCATCCTGCAGGAGAAGGACGCCGAGGAGATCCTGTCGATCTGGGAGCCCCTGTTCGACGATGTGGTGATCACCCAGTCCAGCTCGCCGCGCGCCATCCCCACGGACCGTCTCGGCGACCTCGCCCGGGACATCTTCGATGACGACGAGAGGGTCCACGAGCAGGCGTCCCTGCCCGATGCCATCCAGACCGCCGTCGACCTCGCCGAGCAGCGGGGTGAGCAGTTCGGCGGCGTCGTCGTCGCCGGATCCGTCACGCTCGCCGCCGAGGTGCGGGCCCTGTTCGGACGGGACACCGACGCCTGATGCCGCTGATCGACCTGACCCCCTCGGGCCGGGCCCACGGCGCCCAGCGGATGCTCTCGGCCACCACCCTGACCGTCGAGGCGCTGGTGATCGTCTTCGCGACCCTCGCCGCCCACCAGCTGCAGCCCGACACCCGCACCCTCGCCTGGACGTGGGGGCTGGCCCTCGCCGCAGCGCTGCTGTTGTGCAGCGGGTGGATGCGCCGCTGCAGCGCCGCCCCGTACCTGGTGGGGCTGGCGCTGCAGATCCCGGTGATCGCCTTCGGCACGGTCGTCTCCGCCATGTGGGCGCTCGGCCTGCTGTTCGCCGCGCTCTACCTGTACGGACTCGTCAAGGGCAACCAGTGGGACCGGGAGAAGGACGAGGTGGATCGACAGGTCCTCTCCGCCCGCGCTGAGGCCGACGACGCGCAGAACCCCCGCGCATCTCGCTAGGCTCCCTGCCATGACCACCGAACGCACCCTGATCCTGCTCAAGCCCGATGCCGTGCAGCGCCACCTGCGTGGCGAGATCCTGCGCCGCATCGAGGCCAAGGGGTATGACATCGTCGCCCTGTCGCAGCGCACCGCCACCGCGGAGGAGCTCGCCGCCCACTACGCCGAGCATGAGGGCAAGCCCTTCTACCAGTCGCTGGTGGACTACATGGGCTCGGCCCCGCTGGTCGCCGTGGTCGCGGAGGGTGAGAACGTCATCGCCGGATTCCGCTCCCTGGCGGGCGCCACCAACCCGACGCAGGCCGCACCCGGCACCATCCGCGGTGACCTCGGCCGCGAATGGGATCTGCCCGTCATCCAGAACCTGGTGCACGGCTCCGATTCTCCCGAGTCCGCCGCCCGCGAGATCAGCATCTGGTTCCCCGAACTCGGCTGACCCGCCGACCCCGCGCCTGCGGGGACCCGTTCCTCGGCCCCGTCACCGCCCGGTGACGGGGCCGAGGCGCGCAGGAGGACGAATCGCACACCGGCCCGGGCGCGTGTCCCGCGGTGTGTCCGACACGGCGACCACCTGGCCGGAACGCGTCCGCGTTCCCCTCAGAATGGAGACATGACCCTGGGGATCTCCGCCGCCTATCTCGCTGTTGCCGTCGCCACCGGACTCGGAGTCGTCACCGCCGTGTCCCTGCCGCATCTGAAGAAGCAGCCGCACAAGCCGTCGCGCCGCCGCGGTCGCCGCCCCGCCCCTCGCCGCTGAGGTCGCGGGCGCAGCCCGGCCCGCCCCTAGACTGGCCGATGGCCGAGCCGCCCGGCGGCATGGAACGACCTCGGAGGTGACCTGTGGATCCCAATGACATCGTGGCGCTGGTCGCGGGCGGGCTCGGAGGGCTCGCCGTGCTCGGTGCCGGCGGGTGGGCCCTGCTGCGGCGCCCGAAGGACGACTCCCGCCCCCGCGACACCGACACCGATGGCACCCGCCGCGGCGGAGTCGCCACGAAGGAGCGGCCCCCGGCCCCCACCTGGGGTGACACCCTCTCCGCTCCGGCAGCCACCCCGACGGCCCCGGCTGAGGCGGACACTCAGGCCGCCGTCGAGGCCCCCGCGGAACCGGCCGTCGAGACCGCGACCGGGACCGACACCGAAACGCCCGTCGAGGCGAGCCCGGAACCTGCCGCTGCGCCCACCCGCCGTGAGACCCCGGCCCTGGATCAGCCGGAGCCCGCCGGCGATCGCATGCGTCGCCTGCGCGAGCGCCTCTCCCGCTCCGGCGCCCTCGGCCGGGGCCTGCTGACCCTCCTCACCCGCGACACCGTCGACGAGGCCACCTGGGAGGAGATCGAGGAGACGCTGCTGCTGGCCGACCTCGGCCCCGACGCCACCGACGAACTCATGGCCAACCTGCGCCGCCGCATGCAGGTGATCGGTGACGGCGAACCCGCCGTGGTGCGTGACGCCCTCTTCGAGGAGCTGCTGGCCCTGATCGACCCGTCCGCCGACCGGCGCCTGGCCGCCAGCCGCCGCGAGGCGCCCGACGGCACCGACGTCCCCTCCGTCATCCTCATGGTCGGGGTGAACGGCACCGGCAAGACCACCACCGTCGGCAAGCTCGCCCGGGTGCTGGTGGCCGAGGGCCGCACCGTCGTCCTCGGTGCCGCCGACACCTTCCGTGCCGCCGCCGCCGAGCAGCTCACCACCTGGGGATCCCGCGTCGGCGTGGAGACCGTGCGGTCCGACCGGGACGGCGCCGATCCCGCCGCCGTCGCCTTCGATGCGGTGCAGCGCGGCATCGACGCCGGGGTCGATGTGGTCGTCATCGACACCGCCGGGCGCCTGCAGAACAAGAAGGGCCTGATGGACGAGCTCGGCAAGGTCCGTCGCGTCGCCGCCAAGGCCCTGCACGGTGACGAGGTCGCCGAGGTGCTGCTGGTCATCGACGCCACCACCGGTCAGAACGGCATGCAGCAGGCCCGCGTGTTCCGGGAGGCCGTGGACGTCACCGGCATCGTCCTCACCAAACTCGACGGCACCGCCAAGGGCGGCATCGTGGTGAACGTGCAGCGTGAACTCGGCGTGCCGGTGAAGATGGTCGGCCTCGGCGAGGGCATGGACGATCTGGCTCCCTTCGACCCCCACGGGTTCGTGGAGGCCCTGCTCGGGGAGTGAGGTGAGCGCCGACCCCCGCGTCGGGGACACCGCGCGCCGGTCCCGCAGCGACACCCTGGATGCCCGTCTCGCGCAGCTGTGGCGCACCGCCGACGGCCCCGCCACCGGGGCGGCGCTCCTCGCGCTCGATGACCTCGGCCGTCGCACCCCCGGACCGGCCACCGGCCTGACCCTCGCCCTGATCGTCGATCCCGAGCTCCCCGACGCCGAGCGGGATCAGCTCGCGACCTCCCTCTGGCATCCGCTGTGGGCGACGGGGGAGCGGCTCGACGCGACCGTCAGCACCCCGCAGCAGGCCGTCGCCACCGCCACCACCTCGCTCGAGAGCGGCGTGCGGCTGCTGGACCTGCGGTTCCTCGCCGGGGATGTCGACCTCGCCGAGTCGGCCGTGGCGGCGGTGCGAGTCCGGTGGCGCGCCACCGCCCGCAGCCGGGTGGGAGATCTCACCGACCTCCTCGACAGCCTCGCCGCCCGCTATCCGGCACTCGCGCACGCCCCCGAACCGACCCTTGCCACGGACCGCGGAGGTCTGCGGGACATCGCCCTGATTCGTGCTCTGGCGGAGTCCTGGCTCGCCGACCACGACCACGCGGTCGTCGACCATGCCGATCAGGTGCTGCTCCGCGCCCGCGACGCGCTGCAGATCGTCACGGCTCGGCCGAGTACCCGCCTGGGCCGGCAGGACCAGGAGCCGGTCGCCGCGTTGATGGGTCTGCGCGGCGCCGACGAGCTCCTCACCCAGCTCGCCCAGGCCTCCCGCGTCGTGCAGTGGCAGCTGCAGAGGTCCCTGCGCGCCGCCACCGGGGCCGCCGCCCCCGGTGGGCGTGCCACCGTCGGATCGGGTGCCGGGCGCCGCCCTGCCCTGGAGCGCCGCGACCACGGGGTGATCGTCCAGGCGGCCGAGGTGTCGGTCGATCCCGCCAGTCGAGACCCGCTGCGGGATCTTGCCGCGATCCGCCACGCCGCCGTGACCGGTCTGCCGCTGTCCGACGCGACACTGCGGCGCCTCGCCGCCGACCCGCCCCACCATCCCCTGGACCCTGCCCAGCGGGACGTCCTGGTGGATGCCCTCGCCGGGGAACACCTCACCACCGTGTATGAGGCGCTCGACGTGCACGGTGCCTGGGCGCCGC encodes:
- the ftsY gene encoding signal recognition particle-docking protein FtsY; translated protein: MDPNDIVALVAGGLGGLAVLGAGGWALLRRPKDDSRPRDTDTDGTRRGGVATKERPPAPTWGDTLSAPAATPTAPAEADTQAAVEAPAEPAVETATGTDTETPVEASPEPAAAPTRRETPALDQPEPAGDRMRRLRERLSRSGALGRGLLTLLTRDTVDEATWEEIEETLLLADLGPDATDELMANLRRRMQVIGDGEPAVVRDALFEELLALIDPSADRRLAASRREAPDGTDVPSVILMVGVNGTGKTTTVGKLARVLVAEGRTVVLGAADTFRAAAAEQLTTWGSRVGVETVRSDRDGADPAAVAFDAVQRGIDAGVDVVVIDTAGRLQNKKGLMDELGKVRRVAAKALHGDEVAEVLLVIDATTGQNGMQQARVFREAVDVTGIVLTKLDGTAKGGIVVNVQRELGVPVKMVGLGEGMDDLAPFDPHGFVEALLGE
- a CDS encoding bifunctional folylpolyglutamate synthase/dihydrofolate synthase gives rise to the protein MSPEMREVYAALLARAPENKIEPDLSRIRRVMDLMGNPQRSYRSLRIAGTNGKTTTARIIERILREAGLRTGRTTSPHLHSPTERIALDGMPIADEDFVQAYRDVEPFALIVDEESRAAGGPPLTFFEYLTAMAFQAFASAPVDVAVVETGLGGTWDATGVVDPDVTVITPIGLDHQEYLGDTVAQIAGEKAGILRSDALAILAAQPYQDAADVLRAKVQELGAEAAIEDEQIAVLSRTPGVGGQQITLQGIAGRYEDLFLSLLGEHQAHNALVAVAACEGLLGDGTSPLDGEMLAAALTDVSSPGRAEVVRQAPTVLVDAAHNPAGALTLVSTVRENFRFTHTVGLVGILQEKDAEEILSIWEPLFDDVVITQSSSPRAIPTDRLGDLARDIFDDDERVHEQASLPDAIQTAVDLAEQRGEQFGGVVVAGSVTLAAEVRALFGRDTDA
- a CDS encoding DUF4233 domain-containing protein; translated protein: MPLIDLTPSGRAHGAQRMLSATTLTVEALVIVFATLAAHQLQPDTRTLAWTWGLALAAALLLCSGWMRRCSAAPYLVGLALQIPVIAFGTVVSAMWALGLLFAALYLYGLVKGNQWDREKDEVDRQVLSARAEADDAQNPRASR
- the ndk gene encoding nucleoside-diphosphate kinase — its product is MTTERTLILLKPDAVQRHLRGEILRRIEAKGYDIVALSQRTATAEELAAHYAEHEGKPFYQSLVDYMGSAPLVAVVAEGENVIAGFRSLAGATNPTQAAPGTIRGDLGREWDLPVIQNLVHGSDSPESAAREISIWFPELG